The sequence TCACCCGCTTCTAAAGCCTGAAAACGGCGCTCTTCTAACTGCTGATACTTATCAATTTCATCATCTGGCATAAAGTGCAGGCAGTCGCCGCCAAAAAACCAGAGCAAATCACGCGGCACCATATGGGCAATCTGCGGGTAGCGTTGGAATACTTGGCTGATAATGTCCTGCCCCATATACAAGTCGTCGCTGCTCTCACGCAAGCGCTCAACCATATCGTCATAACGCTCAAGAAATAAAGCATGATGGTTTTCTGGTACGACCTCAGCGTCAGCGACGGCCACTAGAATCGTGCGCAAATGCGCTAAAAGCTGTAGGTGTTGTTC comes from Pseudomonas sp. C27(2019) and encodes:
- a CDS encoding PA2817 family protein yields the protein MTTAHVEQHLQLLAHLRTILVAVADAEVVPENHHALFLERYDDMVERLRESSDDLYMGQDIISQVFQRYPQIAHMVPRDLLWFFGGDCLHFMPDDEIDKYQQLEERRFQALEAGEDFDWNHEIQLMFMPKTAPEH